A single region of the Xiphophorus maculatus strain JP 163 A chromosome 3, X_maculatus-5.0-male, whole genome shotgun sequence genome encodes:
- the fam198a gene encoding protein FAM198A encodes MNWRVWSKLCCGPRWIVLLSPLLLLFLMIFVMAVTLPLPVPPADVDRRPSKALSAAGKLKPRAVEPAALSGVQQPAPHIHSRTWRRSSGKEMSTHSALLKPVVNSAGAVKVRTHPDVHNKKQSSHDMADVFAHSQLSDFTGNKMEPQRRTKPSRHTVVVKHTLHTHTHLKGNVSTADHKSSAADTIKSAQRAAHRHKHQVAVRQTTDSQTRQKQNQRHTASERHGKAPKHSGKPASVGKEEMPSSDLREDRHLSLDDREEVEATAQQGDRDWCQGLTELDFSDADQRMIRVGGDLQDVHWLSRDDIEKMELLAGGEVVSKSRVPAHGQVLQVALGLPASHQNIPALRDSQQHGAGHSGRCQRGLCSLVKRPDDWFEVFAFHLDRVLGLNRSLPAVLRTFRDPILPYRFTDGEPRPAIWWDPDIQHLDDKDSDQNSVPLSWVQYQKLLRARCSNQTGLSSEPCVGVLHAEWGRLALFDFLLQVNDRLDRNCCGFTPDPAELCVENRLNVKCGNSKELQLVHILVRKTDPSRLVFIDNAGRPKQSSSNLNFRLLVGIDEFPDKAVSVLRSGCLEHLLLRSLYADKEFWESRGGYTALRPLVRLVEERGHYILQHIRDKRIHLRRDL; translated from the exons AACTGGAGAGTGTGGTCGAAACTCTGCTGTGGCCCAAGATGGATTGTTCtcctttctcctctcctcctcctcttcctcatgaTCTTTGTGATGGCGGTCACTTTGCCCCTCCCTGTGCCGCCCGCTGATGTCGACCGGCGGCCGTCCAAAGCTCTGAGCGCAGCGGGGAAGTTGAAACCCAGGGCAGTGGAGCCCGCAGCGCTCAGCGGCGTCCAGCAGCCTGCTCCTCACATCCACAGCAGGACCTGGAGACGTAGCTCTGGGAAGGAGATGTCCACACACTCAGCACTACTAAAGCCTGTAGTGAACTCTGCAGGGGCTGTTAAAGTCAGGACTCATCCTGACGTTCATAACAAGAAGCAAAGCAGCCATGACATGGCGGATGTATTCGCTCACTCTCAGCTTTCTGACTTTACAGGCAACAAGATGGAGCCCCAGCGCAGAACTAAGCCGAGCAGACACACTGTAGTGGTGAAGCAcactctacacacacacactcatctcAAAGGAAATGTTTCCACAGCAGACCACAAGTCTTCCGCGGCAGACACCATAAAAAGCGCCCAAAGGGCTGCTCACAGACACAAACATCAGGTCGCAGTCAGACAGACGACTGACAGCCAGACCAGGCAGAAGCAAAACCAACGTCACACAGCTTCAGAAAGACATGGAAAAGCTCCAAAGCACTCTGGGAAACCTGCCAGTGTGGGTAAGGAGGAAATGCCCTCTAGTGATCTGAGAGAGGATCGTCATTTGTCACTGGATGACAGAGAGGAAGTCGAAGCCACCGCTCAGCAGGGTGACAGGGACTGGTGTCAGGGCCTCACAGAATTGGACTTTTCAGACGCTGACCAAAGGATGATCAGGGTGGGTGGAGACCTGCAGGATGTGCACTGGCTCAGCAGGGATGACATAGAGAAGATGGAGCTCCTGGCTGGTGGGGAAGTTGTCAGTAAGAGCAGGGTGCCGGCTCATGGACAAGTCCTCCAAGTGGCGCTAGGTCTGCCTGCAAGTCACCAG AACATCCCAGCGCTGAGGGATTCACAGCAGCATGGAGCCGGGCACAGCGGCCGCTGCCAGCGGGGGCTTTGCTCCCTGGTCAAACGCCCTGACGACTGGTTTGAGGTGTTTGCTTTCCACCTGGACAGAGTCCTCGGACTCAACAGAAGTCTGCCGGCAGTTCTCAGAACCTTCCGCGATCCCATTCTGCCCTACAGATTCACTGACGGTGAGCCGAGGCCGGCGATTTGGTGGGACCCGGACATTCAGCATCTGGATGATAAGGACAGCGACCAGAACTCAGTGCCTCTCAGCTGGGTCCAGTACCAGAAGCTGCTGCGGGCCCGGTGTAGTAACCAAACAGGCCTGAGCTCAGAGCCGTGTGTGGGGGTTCTGCATGCAGAGTGGGGAAGACTGGCTCTGTTTGACTTCTTATTACAG gTAAACGACCGTCTGGACAGGAACTGCTGTGGGTTCACACCCGATCCAGCAGAACTCTGTGTGGAGAACCGTCTGAACGTTAAGTGTGGCAACAGCaaggagctgcagctggttcaCATCCTG GTGAGGAAGACGGATCCTTCCAGACTCGTGTTCATAGACAATGCTGGCAGACCAAAGCAATCCAGCAGCAACCTCAACTTCAGGCTGCTTGTGGGCATTGATGA GTTTCCAGACAAAGCTGTGTCCGTGCTCCGCTCTGGCTGCCTGGAACATCTGCTGCTGCGCTCCCTCTATGCAGACAAGGAGTTCTGGGAAAGCCGTGGCGGATACACGGCTCTCAGGCCTCTGGTCCGGCTGGTGGAGGAGAGGGGGCACTACATCCTCCAGCACATCAGAGACAAGAGGATACATCTCAGGAGGGACCTGTGA